In Vibrio quintilis, the DNA window TGAAGCGCAGCAGGTGGTGTGGCGTGATGCGCCGCTCCGGGTGACGGAACTGACCGCCGATGCATTGCTGTTTGAAGATACGGAGGCGACCGGGATCGCCGACGCATTACAGCGGCGGTTTGCTCCGTCAGAAATGCGGGTTGAAATTGATCGTGCGCCGATGATTGCGGCCTGGCAGGTCGCAGAGCCGTCCTCCGCCCGCTGGTTCCTGTGCCTGATGATGCATCACCTGAGTATGGATCACACCACGCTGGAGCTGGTGCTGGCAGAAATTCAGGCGTATCTGACCGGGCAGGAACAATCACTGCCGGTACCGGTGCCGTTCCGCAACTTTGTCGCTCAGGCATCGCAGGAAATGGACCGTGACGCTTATATCCGCTACTTCAGTGAGCAGTTAGCCGATATTGAGACCTCTTGTGCGCCGTTCAATCTGCTGGATGCCCAAAGTAATGGTCAGCAGATTGATTCACAGCGCTATCCGCTGGCGGATTCACTGGCGCAAAACCTGCGGGTACAGGCCCGTCAGCAGGGCGTCAGTGCGGCCAGTCTGTTCCATTTAGCCTGGGGCTTGGTGGTCCGGGCGGCGACCGGCCGGGATGATGTGGTGTTCGGCACCGTCTTGTTTGGCCGGATGGCGGGCGGCGACGGTGCTGACCGGGCGCTGGGGATGTTCCTGAATACGCTGCCGCTGCGTCTGTCGCTGGACGACATCACGGTCGCAGATGCCGTACAGGCCACCCATACCCGGCTGGCTGAACTGCTGAATTATGAACATGCCCCTCTGTCTCTGGTGCAGCAATGCAGTGGTGTCGCACCGCAGGCGCCGCTGTTTACCTCCTTGCTTAACTACCGCTATCAGGGCGGCCATACACCGGCGCAATCCGAACAGGTGGAAAGCGTCTGGCAGGGTGTTGAAATGATATCCGGAGAAGAACGAACCAATTATCCGTTCGGACTGTCGGTTGATGATATTGCCGGCGCGGGATTTTGTCTTGATCTTAAAATCGATGCGCAGATTGGTTGTGAGCGGGTGGCGGCGATGGTTGGTCAGGCGCTGGAAGCCTTGGTGGCGGCGCTGGAACAACCGCAACAGGCTGTCAAAGTCAGCCAGCTGGCTATTCTGCCGGACAGTGAACGGCATCAGGTGATTTCCGGCTTTAACCAGACCCGAACGCCGTTCCCGGACAACCAGTGTATTCATCAGCTGTTTGAACAGACGGTGGCCGCGCAGCCACACGCGACAGCCGTGGTGAGTGAGCAGCAGTCGCTGACCTATCATCAGCTGAATCAGCAGGCCAATCAGCTGGCCCGCTGGCTGGTGAGTCAGGGTGTCTGTCCCGACAGCCGGGTTGCGGTGTCGCTGGAGCGAAGCTGTGATTTGGTGGTGGCGCTGATGGCGACACTCAAAGCCGGTGGTGCGTATGTGCCGCTCGACCCCGGTTATCCGCAGGAGCGGTTAGCCTGTATGCTGGCAGACAGCCAGCCGGTGGTGGTGCTCACCACGGCGGAGCTGCAATCGCGGCTGGGTGAGATGCCGGACAATACCACCGTGGTGGATATGACGGCTGACCGTCCGTGGGCGGCTCTGGAAACACACAACCTGAACCGGGATGATCTGAATCACCGTCATCTGGCGTATATCATTTACACCTCCGGCTCGACCGGTCACCCGAAAGGCGTAATGAACGAGCATCGCGGTGTGGTCAACCGCCTGAGCTGGATGAAAGACGACTACGGCTTCGGCCCAACGGATGTGGTATTGCAGAAAACCCCGTTCAGTTTTGATGTGTCGGTGTGGGAGTTCTTCTGTAGCTTGTGGGCCGGTGCAACGCTGGTGATGGCGAAGCCGGAAGGTCACAAAGACCCGCTGTATCTGAAAACGCTGATTGAGCAGCGTCAGGTGACGATTCTGCACTTTGTACCGCCGATGCTGCAAACCTTCCTTGAGGGGATTGAAGCGGGTGACTGCGACAGTCTGCGGCTGGTGTTCTGTAGCGGGGAAGCGCTGCCGGCAGCGGCGGTGAGAAAAACCACGCAGCGGCTGCCAAATGTGGCGCTGCATAATTTATACGGTCCGACGGAAGCGGCGGTGGATGTAACGGCCTGGGCCTGTCCGCACAATCTTGAAGGCGACCGGATGTCAATTGGTGCGCCGGTTGCCAATACCCGGATGTATGTGCTGGATGGGCAGGGTCAGCCGGTGCCGGTGGGTGTGCCGGGTGAGCTGTACATCGGTGGTGTGCAGGTGGCCCGCGGCTATCTCAACCGCCCTGAGCTGACCGCAGAAAAATTTGTTGCGGATCCGTTTGCAAAAGAAGCCTGTTTTGAAGGGACAGGCGCCACTATGTACCGCACCGGTGATGTGGGTTGCTGGCTGCCGGATGGGACGATTGACTATCAGGGGCGGAACGATGATCAAGTGAAAATCCGGGGTTTCCGGGTCGAGCTGGGTGAAATCAGCTCGGCGCTGCAGGATTGCAGCGGTGTACAGGAAGCGGTGGTGATAGCCCGTGGTGATGGCGCAGACAAACAGTTGGTGGGGTATTATACCCATGCACATGGCACCGGAGCGCCCGTTGCTCTGGCGTCAGTGAAAGCAGACCTGTCAGCCCGGCTGCCGGAGTATATGGTGCCGTCGGCATACGTGGTGCTGGAGAGTCTGCCGCTGACACCAAACGGCAAAGTCAACCGCAAAGCCCTGCCGGAGCCGGATGAAAGTGCCTTAGTCCGCCATGCATATGAAGCGCCGCAGGGAGAAACCGAACAGACACTGGCCGCAATCTGGCAGCAGTTGCTGGGTGTGGCGCAGGTTGGCCGTCACGATAACTTCTTCGAACTGGGCGGCCATTCGCTGCTGGCAATCCGTTTCATCAGCGAGGCACAGAAGCAGGGATTCCGGCTGGATCTGGCGACCTTATTTGCCTCACCGGTCTTGTCTTCTCTGGCTGAAATCATCACTCTATCCTCCGCTACCCGCAGTGAGGCTGATCCGGTGATTCCGTTCCGGACCACCGGCAGTCAGGCCCCGCTGTTCATCGTGCCGGAATTCAGTGGTGAACTGCTCTATGGCCCGGCTTTAACCGCGGCGATTGATGCTGATATTCCGGTTTATGGTTTATCAGCACCTGACCGGATGCAGCCTTCGCTGAAAACCTATCAGGGCATGGCAGCCCGCTATGTGCAGATGATTCGCCGCACACAGCCGCAAGGGCCGTACCGGCTGCTTGGCTGGTCTTCCGGTGGTGTGGTGGCGTATGAAATTGCCGCGCAGCTGCTCGGTCTGGACCAGACGGTTGAGTTCATTGGTATGCTGGACAGCTGGAAGCCGGGACTGATTGAAAAACCGGTGATGTCTGAGCAGGCGAAGATGCGCGATCTGAGCCGGGGCATGGTGACGTTTCTGATGCAGCAACACGGGATGAGTTATGTTCAGGCGATGGACGGAGGGGAAATGCAGGCCCTGGCTAAACAGACATCAGACGAACAGGCACATCAACCTGTGGTGTTACCGGAAAGCGGTAACTGGCAGGATGATTACCGGGCCGGGAAAGCCGCGGGTTGTCTGCCGCCGCACTGGTCAGAAACCTATTTTCATAACATGCTGATTCATCAGAGAGATTTTCTCGATGCGGAATATGAGGCGCTGCCGCTGCCGGTTGAAATTGATCTGATTGCGGCGCAGGACAATCCATCTGCACTGGGTGAATTGTATCTGGGCTGGGATCAGGTGCTGGAATCCTCACAAATTCATGTGGAAAGTGTGCCGGGCGAGCATTATGAGCTGGTTACGGCACCTTTTTTGCCCCGTGTCGGGCAGGCAGTTTCCGCAGCGCTTCGTGCAACAGTGGCGCGGCGCCGGACGCAGGCATCACAGCCTGACCTGCGCCACGGTTCAGCATTTGATCCGGTGGTCACATTGCAGGCCGGGGAAGAAGGGCAGCCGCTGTGTATCTGTATTCCCGGCGCAGGCGATAATGTACTGACATTTGTCGATCTGGTTCAGGCGATGCCGAAAGCGCAGACCATGCTGGCGTTGCAACCCCGCGGTCTGTGGGGCAATGGTGTACCGCATTCCAGCGTTGAGGCCGCCGCCGCATTTTATTTACAGGCACTGGCACCGAAGCTGGCACAGCGCGAGATTCATGTGCTGGGCCACTCGTTTGGTGGCTGGGTCGCGATGGCGCTGGTCAATCAGATGGAAGCGCAGGGCATTGCGGTGGCTTCGCTGACGATTGCTGATTCACGGGCGCCGGTCGCCCCGCAGCAGGTCGAATATACCAATCTGGAAACCATGATGTGGCTGATCAGGTTGTTTGAGATGCGCGGTAAATCTTTAGGTTTGACGGAAGCCATACTGGCCCCGCTGACTCCTGCGGCGCGCCTTGCACGCCTGCATCAGGGGTTGACTGAAAGCGGCCTGATGCCCAAACGGACCGCATTGAAAGAGGTGGCTGCGATTTATCGTTCATTCTCTGCCAATGTCCGGACCCGGTACATACCGGAGGCATTACCACAAGCGCCGGTCAGCCTGCTGCTGGCCAGCGATGTGCCTGAGACACGGCTGGCTGAGTGGCAGTCTTTTGCACCATCGGTACAGGTGTGCCGCAGTCAGGGCAATCATGTGATGTTACTGAAATCTCCGGATGTGTCTGTTCTGGCTGATTTAATCCAGGGCCGGACGGCCGTTTAATGAAGATGTTCTTTCTGTCTGCCGGTATGGCCGCAGAAGATAAATGAGGAATGAAGATGTTTAAATCTATTATTACCCGCTTTAAATGGTCGATTGTTGGTGCGACAGTTTTGAGTGTTGTCGGGGCGATGGCCGGGATTGTGATGCTGAAGATTATCACGATGCAGGTCAGTCAGCTCGGCTCCGGAGAAGCAGCCGGGCCGTACGACTTCCCGATCTTTGTCGGGGCGGTATCGACCGTGTTGCTGTTCAGTCTGTTGTCGCGCTATCTGCTGGCAAAGCTGAGTGCGCGGATTGTGTATGAGTTCCGGGATTCGCTGGCAAAGCGTCTGCTGGCAACCAGTTATGCCAGTATTGAAAAGATTGGCGGCCACCGGATTATGGCGGCGATGAAGACGGATGCGGCGAAGCTATCCGACGGGCTGTTGCTGTTACCCGGCTTTATCTATAGTTTCGTCACGGTGCTGCTGTGTCTGGGCTATATGGTGTACACCTCGTGGCAGCTGTTTACGGTGGTGTTTGTGTTGATTGCGCTGATTATGTTTATCTCCAAACTGATTCTGAACCGTGGTCTGCATCATTACCTGCGGCTGAGAGAGTATGAAGATGACATGTTCAGCGGTATGAAAACCCTGGTGGACGGGGTGAAAGAGCTGACGATCAACGCCCGCCGCCGCCGTTTCACTTACGATGAAATTCTGGAGCCGAACTTCGCGGTGATTCGTGACCGCAGTGTTAAGGTGTCGCTGATTTTCACCATGCTGGGCAGTATGGCATCGACGCTGGTGTTTTTTGTGATTGGTGTGATTGTATTCGGCAGTCAGGTGTATTTTCCGGATGTGCCGCTGGGTGTGGTGGTGACTTTTGTGCTGACAATTCTGTATATGGTAACACCGCTGCAAAGTGTGGTGGATTCAATGAACCGTTTCAGTGACTGTTCCGCGTCTTACCGCAATATTGAAGGGCTGGAACTGGGAGAACCGGATGAATTTGAACGGCGGACTGATCTGACCCGGCAGGTGCCTGACTCGGTAACGGACTGGTCAACACTGTCAGTGCGTGATCTGGAATTTCAGTATCAGTCTGATCTTGAGGATGAGTACACCTTCAATGTCGGCCCGGTCAATGCAACGTTCCGCCGCGGCGAAGCGATATTTCTGACCGGCGGTAACGGCAGCGGGAAATCAACTTTCGCCAAGCTGCTGGTGGGTTTGTATCAGCCGGATCGGGGGAGTATTGTGCTCGATGAGCAGGCTGTGTATGAGGCGGTCGACATCAGTGATTATCAGCAGATGTTCTCGACGATTTTCTCGGATTTTCATCTGTTTGAGCATGTGCTGAACGCCGAAGGACAACCGGAGAGTGATGAGGTGATCAGCCGGTATCTGACGGATCTGGAGCTGGGGAATAAAGTGACGTCGAAAGACGGTAAGTTTTCTTCCGTCGCCATGTCGCAGGGGCAGAAAAAGCGGCTGGCACTGTTGATGTCTTACATCGAAGATACACCGGTGTGTTTGTATGATGAATGGGCCGCCGATCAGGATCCGCGGTTCCGGGAAATTTTCTACACCCGGATTATTCCGCAACTGAAGCAGCAGAATAAGCTGGTGGTGGTGATCAGTCATGATGACCGGTATTTCCATCTGGCCGATCAGCTGGTGAAGTTTGAGAACGGGCAAATCGTGGTGGATGAGCGTCCGCAGGGTGCGCCGCTGGCGGAGAGTGAAGCTGAACCTGCACCTGAGCCTTCGCTGGCGGAACTGGTGATGGCTTAAGATCTTTTGGGTTGTTTGGGGCCGGGTGAGGTTTTGCCTGGCCCTTTTTGGTTTTGTTTGTTTTGTCTCTGGTGTTTTTGGCTGTATTTTGTTGGTTTCTGCTGTCTTTGGCTATTTGGCTATAGTGGTATGGTTTGTTGCGCTATAGGATTCTTCGATCTCTCCGGCTGCACCGAACGCGCCCCGGTTCCTTTTGGTAGGCGCCAAAAGGAACCAAAAACGTCTTTTTTGCCTGGTCACGCGTGGTTCAGGACCGATTTGTAAGCGCGTCCCTGCGCTGACAAATCTGGAACTTTCTTCCTGAAAGTTCCTCATTTGAGCAATGATCAATTTGGCTGTGTTTTTTCTCCTCGTTCTCACGCGTGGGAATGCATACCGAATGCAAAAAGTTACCATGATAACCCTTGTTCCCACGGTCCTCCGTGGGAATACAGACCAAATATAAGCATCATTGAGTTAAACGCGTTGCAAACTCACTTTTGCTCAAATCAATCATGAGATGGTCAACAAAAATTACAAAAATTGTGTGTATTTTCAAAGTATCAACTTTAAGTGATCAAGTGCATTTGAATTACTGGGTATTTGGTCAATTCTACTTATTGATGAAGAGAGAGTTATTGTGTTTTTTGGGGCATAATTTCCAGAGGCTTCGGTGTTGAAATAGACATGGGGAGATGGGGTGCCTGTCCCCACAATTGCCACAATTGTGAAGGTGATGCGTTGAACTTGGCAGTTTTGGTTCGAAGTTCGGTGCGCTTTGCAGGTTTAGTGGGGCACACCTTATTGTCGGTGTTAGCTGAAGAACATGGAGAACTGATGGAAGCAGAAAGCGATAAATTCAATAGCGTTCTTGGTGAACTTGTTCACTACTATGAAGTGAGAATGGTAGCGTTGAGCGAGTATTCTGACCGGGTGTGGAATAGATTTAATTGGTTCATGACAGTTGAAGTGGCGGCCTTTGGTTTCTTTTTCTCGCAAGCAGGAAAAATTGCATCACAGTCATTGCTACAAAATGGCATTCCATTGGTCGGCATCATCGTTGCCCTTCTGTGGGGTCTCTTGGGAGCTGAAGATTACGTTTCAATGAGAAAACACGGAAAAATAACTACGGATGTAGAGCAAAAAGTCAAGGAACAGTTCGAAAGAATCGGGCTAACGTTTGATGTTGAAGTAAGGAAGAGCTTTGTTAACTTCAGGCAAACATGGCTTTTGTTTCTTTTCCCATGTCTTGTGGCTATCTCATGGGTAGTTGTTTTTGTAGTGACATGAAAACTATTCGGCTAACAAGACCAATTCAGCCGACGCGCCAAAGGCACGTACGGCTGATTGGCAGAGTTATGCACAAAAAGACCACCCAACAATTTTGCAACCGCAACAATTCTGATGTGGAGGAAAGAAAGATGAGTTTCTCCTCGTTCTCACGCTCCGCGTGCATACCGAGCTGGAAATTACCATGATAACCCTTGTTCCCACGGTCCTCCGAGGGAATACATACCGAATATCAGCATCATTGAATTAAACGCATTGCAAATTCATCTTTGCTCACATCTATCATGTTCAATTATCGGGGCAGTCGGCTGTATTCAGGTCTGGATCAGGTATGTTGCGCACCTGCCTTTATCGGTTTCATTGGTATGATCGAACGCGGCCCAGACGGTTTTTGAAAGACCAAAAACCGCCGAAAAAGTCTTTTTTTATTCAGCTTCAGTACGCGTGGGTCAGGACCGATTTGTAGATGCGTCCCTGCATCAACAAATCTGAAACTTTCTCCTGAAAGTTCCTCCTTTGAGCATCTATCAATTTGGCTGGGTTTTCCTTTTTCCTTGTTCCCACGGTTCTCCGTGGGAATACATACCGAATATCAGCATCATTGAATTAAACGTATTGCAAATTCATCTTTGCTCAAATCAATCATGAGATGGTCAATAAAACCCACAAAAATTATGTATGTCTATTCAAAGTCTCCGCTTTCAGCGAGCAAGTGCATTTGAATTACTGGGTGTTTGGTTAATGCCATGGGTTGATGAGGGAATAGTTGTCGCATTTGGGATGTCATTGCCGTAGATATCTGGTGTTGCATGAGGATGACGATTTGCTGCCATCTGAATATCTCCCCAATGATTTGCATCACATAAAATGATGCATGAACTGATGGGCTACATTGACTTTTGATGCCACGTTAAGCATGATTTGTGCATCATTTAATATGATGCGAATTCAGGTGTGAAAAAGCCACTTAAACAAATTGTTGAGATTCGAGCCGGACATCCGTTTCGGGGAGCCATTAAAGAATCGACGAACGGGAATGGTTATGTCATTCAAATCCGTGATCAAAATGAAGATGGACAGATAGCCTGGGCACAATTGATTCAGGCGGAAGTTATCGGGCGTAAAGCGCCTGAATGGTTAATGCCGGGTGATATTCTTTTTTCTGCCCGGGGGATACGAAATATTTCTTCTGTAGTGCATGCACATGAAATTGGAGAATTGAACTTACCTGTTGTTTGTTCCCCTCATTACTTTCAGATACGAGTGAATCATGGTACAGATATTTTGCCGGAATTTTTGGCCTGGCAGTTGAACCAGACAATTGCTCAGCGTTATTTTCAGCAATCAGCCGAAGGTTCGGTGCAGGTGAGTATTCGCCGCAGCGTTTTAGAACAAACATTAATCACGGTACCATCACTGGTAAAACAGCAGCAGATCATCAAACTGGCAGAATGTGCCAGCCGGGAAAAACAGATTTACCGAAAGCTGATTGAGTTAAGAAATGCAGAACTCGATGAAATAGCCAGGCAAATATTCAAAGATTAAAATAAGTGAGATAGCAATAATGCCACATACCCCAATCAACCAAAGTGAAATCAACAAAGCCGTGTGGAACGCCTGTGATACCTTCCGTGGCACCGTTGATCCCTCCATCTACAAAGACTTTATCCTCACGATGTTGTTCTTAAAGTACATCTCGGATGTGCATATGGATAAAGTGGAAGATCTGAAACAAGAGTTTGGCGATATACCTGAGCTCATTGCTGAAATGCTCGAAAGCCAGTCATTTAAAATCCCAACGGGCAGCTCATTCTGGGATTTGTACGAAGCGCGTTTTGAAGCGGGCAACGGCACACGCATTGATACCGCACTGCACGCGATTGAAGAAGCCAATACCAAGCTCAAAGGCGTGTTTCAGGACATCAGCTTTAACACCGATAAACTCGGTGATGAAAAGCAGAAGAACGACATTCTGCGCCATCTGTTGGAAGACTTCGGTAAGCCAACGCTCAGTCTGCGTCCAAGCCGTGTCGGTTCACTGGATGTGATTGGTAACGCCTACGAATACCTGATCAAACACTTTGCCGCAGGCAGCGGTAAATCGGCAGGTGAATTCTATACCCCTGCGGAAGTCTCCGATCTGTTGTCGATTATCCTTGCGCCGCAAGAGGGCGATACCATTTGTGACCCCGCCTGTGGCTCTGGCTCACTGTTGATGAAATGTGGCAAACAGGTACAAAAGAACTTTAACGGTTCAAAGAAATACGCCCTGTATGGTCAGGAAGCGATTGGCTCGACCTGGTCACTGGCAAAAATGAACATGTTCCTGCACGGTGAAGATAACCACCGCATTGAATGGGGCGATACCATTCGTAACCCCAAGCTTTTGGAAACAGGGCAGGATGCCAACGGTGGCCTGCTGCACTTTGATGTGGTGACCGCCAACCCGCCATTTAGCTTAGATAAATGGGGCCATGAAGATGCCGCAGACGATCCCTTTGGTCGCTTCCGCCGTGGCGTGCCACCCAAAACCAAAGGCGACTATGCGTTTATCTCGCATATGATTGAAACCCTGAAACCCCGTTCTCAAGGTAAAGAGGGGGGCAGAATGGGAGTCGTCGTACCGCATGGTGTGTTATTCCGCGCCTCCAGCGAAGGAAAAATCCGCAAGCAGTTAATTGAAGAAAACCTGCTGGATACGGTCATCGGCCTGCCAGAAAAACTCTTCTTTGGTACAGGCATTCCTGCGGCCATTCTGATCTTTAAAAAGCATAAAACGGATGAAAAAGTGCTGTTTATCGATGCCTCGCGTGAATTTAAATCAGGCAAAAACCAGAACGTACTGACCGAAGAAAACATTCAGAAAATTGTCGATACCTACCAAGCCCGTGCAAGCGTTGACAAATACGCTTACCTTGCCACCTTAGAAGAGATTGCTGAGAACGATTTTAACCTCAATATTCCACGCTATGTGGATACCTTTGAGGAAGAGGAAGAGATCGACCTGATGGCGGTACGTCAAGAACGTTTGGCGCTGCAAAGTGAACTGGCGGATCTGGAAGCGGAAATGGCGGGTTATCTGGAGGAGTTGGGTTATGAGTAAGCATGACTCATCACGAAAGCAACGAGTAGAAACGAATCATAAGGACATTCGCTTTCCTGTCGGTGAGTCGTTAGCCAATTTACCCGCGGCTTATCCACAATTTTTCTCCGAAGTTGTCGCCATAGTGAAAAAGCAGCGCCAGGTCGCCATTCAAAAGGTGAATGTTGAACAAAACCTATTGTATTGGCAACTGGGCAAACATATTGCTGCAAAACAGGCGCAACAAGGTTGGGGGGCGAAAGTCATTGACCGCCTGTCTCAAGACCTCAAGCAACACTACCCAATGCTGAAAGGCTTTAGTCCGCGTAATTTAAAATATATGGTTAAATTTGCCACAGTTTGGGAAGATCTCGAGTTTGTGCAACGCACCGTTGCACAATTGGCTTGGGGAACCAATTGCACGCTCATGGATAAAGTCAAAGATAATCAGGCACGTCTTTGGTATGCCCGGCAAACACTAGAAAATGGCTGGGGAAGAGACATGGTCGTCTTTCGCATTAATGCCAATGAATATGAGCGCAGTGGCAAAAGCATTAATAATTTCCCTAAAATGTTACCGCCATTTGATTCAGACATGGCTGAGCAATCTTTTAAAGACCCCTATATTTTTGATTTTATTGGCCTTGATGAACCTAAGCGTGAAGCTGAATTAGAAAACCGCTTATTAGCGCATTTAGAGCACTTCTTAATTGAACTGGGTCAAGGATTTGCCTTTGTGGGGCGTCAGGTTCATCTGGAGCTTGGTGATCAAGACTTTTATGCCGACCTGCTGTTTTATCATTTAAAAATGCGTTGCTATGTTGTCATCGAGTTGAAAAATGGCAAGTTTAAACCTGAGCACATTAGCCAGTTGAACCTTTACCGAGCTGTGATTGATGACAAAATGCGCCACGAAAATGATAACGACACCATTGGGCTACTTTTAGTAAAAGATAAAAATGACTTGGTGGTGGAATATTCCCTGAGTGGTTACGATAAACCGATGAGTGTCGCAAGCTGGGAACAAGAAATATATCAATCTCTACCTCAAAACATGACCTCCAATTTACCCAGCATTGAAGAGTTAGAGCAAGAACTGCATCCATTTATCGATGGAGATAATGATGAATAATCCTATGGCGAAGCACTGTCATCATTTAGTGCTGCAAAACGAGCTGACAGAACTGGAAGCGGAAATGGCAGGTTATCTGAAGGAGTTGGGTTATGGTGCCTAAGGTATCATTGGGAGATTTGTTACTAGAATCACAGTATGGCTTGTCAGTATCTTCCATAGATAATGGACAGTATCCAATGTTTAAAATGAATAATTTTAGCAATGGATTTATGTCTGCTGATGGAGTTGATTCAGTTGACCTAGAGAAAAGTGAATTTGAAAAGTATCAATTAAAATGTGGTGATATTTTGTTCAATAGAACAAATAGTATCGACCTTGTTGGTAAAACAGGAATATTTACTCTTAGTGGGAATTATGTTTTCGCTTCTTATTTAGTTCGTTTAAAAGTAAATAAAGAAATCGCAGATCCATTTTTTATAAACTTTTTTATGAACGATGATTCAACCAAAAAGCGATTAAAATCTATTGCAACTAAGGCTGTTAGCCAAGCCAACATAAACCCAACTCAATTAAAAAAACTTTTAAAGGTTCCGTTGTTTCCCCTCCCAGAACAACAAAAAATCGCCAAAATCCTCTCCACCTGGGATAAAGCGATTGCCACCACCGAGCGTTTGATTGCAACCAGCCAGCAGCAGAAAAAAGCCCTGATGCAGCAGTTGCTGACGGGGAAAAAGCGGTTGGTCAATCCTGATACGGGGATGGTGTTTGAGGGGGATTGGGAAGAGGTTAAGTTGGGAGAACTATTTAAACTTGGTAGTGGAGATAAGAAGCCCGACGATGTGGAATCTGTTCAATCACAGAATAATAAATATCCTGTGTATGGTGGAAACAACATCATGGGATATTCATCGGAATATAACTCAGATTGTTCCGTAATATTAATTGGCAGAGTTGGGGAATATTGTGGTGTTACTAGGCTAGTAAGAGATAAATGCTGGGTAACTGATAACGCGCTATATACAAAGTCTATTTCTAATAGTGTTTGTAATGAATTTCTAACTTATCAGTTAAAACAGTATGACTTGTCCAGACTTAGAAACAAAGGTGGTCAACCGTTGATATCTCAAAAACCTATATATGGAGTTAATCTTGGCTTACCTATTCTATCCGAACAACAAAAAATCGCTTCAGTCCTCACCGCTGCCGATAAAGAAATCGAGCTATTACAAGCCAAACTTGCTCACCTAAAAGAGGAAAAAAAGGCATTAATGCAGCAGTTGTTGACAGGTAAGCGCAGAGTCAAAGTGGATACCACGGAGGCGGCGTAATGAGTGACGATTTACCACAAACAGCAAACGTACTGCTCAGCAATATCCGTGAACTGCTTACCCAAGGGCGCAAACAGGCCGTGCAAGCGGTCAATAGCGCCATGGTGCAAACCTACTGGGAAATTGGCCGCCTGATTGTGGAAGATGAGCAGCAAGGGCAAGCACGGGCGGAGTATGGTAAGGCCGTATTAAAATCCTTATCTCAAGCGTTAACCAAAGAATTTGGTAAAGGGTTTGACGTGCGTAACTTACGTAATATGCGCAGTTTTTATCTCGCCTTCCCAATTCGGAACGCAGTGCGTACCGAATTGAGCTGGACGCACTATCGCACCTTGAGCCGCATCGAAAATTCACAAGCGCGTGACTGGTACATGCAAGAAGCGATTGACCAGGCCTGGTCGGCGCGTGCTTTAGAGCGCCAAATCGGCGCACTTTACTATGAGCGTTTGCTATCGACGCAAGCCAGGCAGCAAGACATTCAGCCCGTGTTAGCCGAGGGGCAACAAAAAACGGCCGAGCTGGCGCTGA includes these proteins:
- a CDS encoding restriction endonuclease subunit S, translating into MVPKVSLGDLLLESQYGLSVSSIDNGQYPMFKMNNFSNGFMSADGVDSVDLEKSEFEKYQLKCGDILFNRTNSIDLVGKTGIFTLSGNYVFASYLVRLKVNKEIADPFFINFFMNDDSTKKRLKSIATKAVSQANINPTQLKKLLKVPLFPLPEQQKIAKILSTWDKAIATTERLIATSQQQKKALMQQLLTGKKRLVNPDTGMVFEGDWEEVKLGELFKLGSGDKKPDDVESVQSQNNKYPVYGGNNIMGYSSEYNSDCSVILIGRVGEYCGVTRLVRDKCWVTDNALYTKSISNSVCNEFLTYQLKQYDLSRLRNKGGQPLISQKPIYGVNLGLPILSEQQKIASVLTAADKEIELLQAKLAHLKEEKKALMQQLLTGKRRVKVDTTEAA
- a CDS encoding PDDEXK nuclease domain-containing protein, coding for MSDDLPQTANVLLSNIRELLTQGRKQAVQAVNSAMVQTYWEIGRLIVEDEQQGQARAEYGKAVLKSLSQALTKEFGKGFDVRNLRNMRSFYLAFPIRNAVRTELSWTHYRTLSRIENSQARDWYMQEAIDQAWSARALERQIGALYYERLLSTQARQQDIQPVLAEGQQKTAELALTAKDYLRDPYIFDFLGLPGASLQECELEQALINNLQQFLLELGKGFAFVERQQRINTDDGDYYIDLVFYNFHLKCFLLIDLKMHKLTHQDIGQMDMYVRMYEEKKRRSDDNPTIGLILCTENNHTVAKYSVLNGSEQLFASKYMLELPSEEELRIQLEKERQHLSEQQGKPQC